A single Aspergillus chevalieri M1 DNA, chromosome 3, nearly complete sequence DNA region contains:
- a CDS encoding dienelactone hydrolase (COG:Q;~EggNog:ENOG410PHF1;~InterPro:IPR032710) yields MARLRSVKEGLGVGENYAVIAFGDAASFCLDHFLKPTNASRLCALVAYYPATIPDTRSRFPPSLRVLTHLAGSTVDVTTVPTALGLQGKKRRRTRQINPGIGTGERLNIGFPTYTYEYVQPGFAEHDLDEYDRLASELAWTRTLHVLRKGFGKDLDLEGRWEEHQEGKFFSSNLSTTMDHYATHLTPTVTYTPTLTGGIGTNSLRRFYEQHFLRSLPPSMRLHLISRTVGVDRIVDELCASFEHTHEIPWMLPGILPTNRKVEIILVSIVSMKGGRLSSEHVYWDQASVLVQVGLLDPKLVPQGVQGVDRLPVVGGEAAQRMLREDPETDDEFHNRLIRRANAQGKSKGNDEKASMGSGVDSKVEATNNEGKGKSVQREGNAAGPETES; encoded by the exons ATGGCGAGGTTGAGGTCTGTGAAGGAGGGTTTGGGGGTGGGAGAGAATTATGCTGTTATTG CTTTCGGTGATGCTGCTTCGTTTTGTCTGGATCACTTCCTCAAACCCACGAACGCGAGTCGTCTCTGTGCGCTGGTTGCCTACTATCCAGCGACAATCCCGGATACACGGTCTCGGTTCCCGCCGTCGCTTCGAGTGTTGACGCACCTGGCTGGTTCGACGGTGGATGTAACAACTGTCCCAACAGCCCTAGGCCTACAAGGAAAGAAACGCCGGAGGACACGACAGATCAATCCAGGTATCGGGACAGGCGAGCGTCTTAACATCGGGTTCCCGACATATACATATGAGTATGTACAGCCTGGTTTCGCAGAGCACGATCTAGATGAATATGACCGATTGGCGTCTGAACTCGCCTGGACGcgcactctccatgttcTACGGAAGGGATTTGGGAAGGACCTTGATTTAGAGGGGAGATGGGAGGAGCACCAAGAGG GAAAATTCTTCTCCTCTAATCTCTCCACAACAATGGACCACTACGCCACGCACCTCACACCAACAGTCACCTACACCCCAACTCTAACCGGCGGCATTGGTACCAATTCCTTGCGCCGCTTCTACGAGCAACACTTCCTCCGCTCCTTACCACCATCCATGCGTCTTCATCTCATATCCCGTACAGTAGGGGTAGATCGTATCGTCGACGAACTGTGTGCTTCTTTCGAGCATACGCATGAAATTCCCTGGATGCTCCCCGGCATCCTGCCGACAAACCGGAAGGTGGAAATCATACTGGTCAGCATTGTTAGTATGAAAGGGGGGAGATTGTCCTCGGAACATGTGTATTGGGATCAGGCTAGTGTGCTTGTGCAAGTTGGGCTGTTGGATCCGAAGCTTGTGCCACAGGGTGTGCAGGGTGTAGATCGGTTACCTGTTGTTGGGGGAGAAGCTGCGCAGAGGATGTTGCGTGAAGATCCAGAGACAGACGACGAATTTCATAATCGGTTGATTCGGAGGGCGAATGCTCAGGGGAAGAGTAAGGGGAATGATGAGAAGGCCAGTATGGGATCTGGGGTTGATTCGAAGGTTGAGGCTACGAATAATGAGGGTAAGGGTAAGTCTGTTCAGAGGGAAGGGAATGCTGCTGGTCCGGAGACGGAGAGTTAG